Below is a window of Chiloscyllium punctatum isolate Juve2018m chromosome 52, sChiPun1.3, whole genome shotgun sequence DNA.
TAAATGAGACTTTCTGCTGTCGGTGAGAGATTATCAAAATGAACGGAGATCAAACCAGAGCAGCTGCAGGACTGGGATGGCAAATGTGGAGCTTTTGCTGATATCAGAACTAGTGCAAAAAGGCTGGGCGACATTAAAATATTGTCTAAAGACGATTAATGAGCTCAGCCGGAAGAACGTTCTGTAATGTTTAATCAACATATCAGAGTGTTTTCGAAATGTGAAATGAAGAGATTAATTGCAGATTACAGCTCTTGGcgcttgtttttgtttctgccaGTTCTCTAGGTccagaaaagaaaaacaaatgtaGAAAGAGATAGATGCAGTTTGGCAAATGAATGAGCGAGAGAGATTGTCCAAATTATATATTTATAACCTCATTAACAAGTATTGATGAACAACATTCTCCTTTTTAGACATAATTTTTCTATGTAAAACATACTCCGTTGTTTGTGAAATGGCGGGCTTTTCAAATCGGAAGGAAAGGTGTTGATGATTTGGCGCTGGCATCAAGAGTAGAGAATGTGTCCTCTCTTCTCCCTGCCTCTCGGGAGCATATTAAACACCAGTGAATCTTTTTTCTTTCTGATTGCTGCTATTTGCTCAAGTTACTCTCTAATGTTTGATTATTCCTGGAGCGACAAGCCGCGGTTGGGATGTGTGCCCTGAGTGTCACCACTGGGAAACAAAACAAGTGCTCCCTTTCTTACAGACccgtttttaaaatttttttaaaattttaatttccAGAACTCCACGCGGGTTCTGTTGTGTTGCAGAATAGTGTAAATGAGGCTTTCTGCTGTCGGTTAGAAGCTTTCAAAACGAACCGAGATCAAACCAGAACAATCGCCGGACTGGACTTGTAAATGTGGAGCTTTTGCAATAAGGGAGCACGGTATTAAAATAATACTAAAGGCGGTGTACGTTATTAATGCGCTCACGGAGAAGAACGTTCATGAAACCCTCACAGGGCTGAATGAGAGTGTTCATTCCCTCTGAAGACACTCTCGAATCCTTCAAATAGCTTCTAGACCCGAAAGAAAAATTGCAAATTAATGACCAAATACGAATGCATTGTTTTCCCTTCTCTGATCTACATTTCGGCAggattttcaaatttgaaagaaAACGGTTGATGATTTGACGCCATGTTTTCCCGCCAGCTTCCTCAGCAATGATCATATAGTTACAGCTGGTGGGAACAccaagggagacagtgaggacagagGGGATTTAATCCGGAATTAATACTGAACTACTACAATGAAGCATGTGACAGTTACAGAACATTCACAGCAGTGAATATTCTAATCACTGCCGCTTGTGCGATCTGTGTCTTCAACTAACGCCCCTGAAATATATTACTGTTTAATATTGTTCAAAGTGATGTTACAACGACTGCGATCGTTTCCCGCTCTCTCTGGATGGTTTAGTGGCTCTGAAAAGAGCcgttgtgtttctctctctctcggtgaatGTGCAGGACCGGCCAGGCTCCGTTTAGGCGCGCTCCCCGCGGATCCGGCGGGCCAGCTGGATGTCTTTGGGCATGATGGTGACCCGCTTGGCGTGGATGGCGCACAGGTTGGTGTCCTCAAACAGTCCCACCAGGTAAGCCTCGCTGGCCTCCTGCAGGGCCATCACCGCCGAGCTCTGGAAGCGCAGGTCGGTCTTGAAGTCCTGAGCGATCTCTCGCACCAGCCGCTGGAAGGGCAGTTTGCGGATCAGCAGCTCGGTGGATTTCTGGTAGCGGCGGATCTCCCGCAGAGCCACCGTGCCGGGCCTGTAGCGATGAGGCTTCTTCACTCCGCCCGTGGCCGGAGCGCTCTTGCGGGCCGCTTTGGTCGCCAGCTGCTTGCGGGGAGCTTTCCCTCCAGTGGATTTGCGCGCTGTCTGTTTGGTTCGGGCCATTCTCTCCAACTCtctgcaacacacacacacaggctgctGCTGTCAATGCTGAGGCTGCTGCGGTGCTGCCTTTAAGGGAATGGAGAGCCCGCCCTAGAGCTGGGATTGGATACAGCCCTGTCCTTCAACACACAGAGAAACGGAATGTATAGAAAAGAATTGTTGGAGGCTGATTGGGTGACGTGAAATGACAGTTggtcagtttgaaaatacccGCTGAATTCACCCCCTCAAACCTTGAGATTAAATTAACCATTAAAACACAAAACACCATCCGTCTGCAACTAAGATAAAATTTAATATTTTATAGTAACTTTTTAAAACCTTGTTATCTGTCAGCGCGGTCAGGAGGCGGGATCATTGTCTGATCTGTCAGTAACAGGCGGGAAGAAAGGCGGGGTTTAAAACAGCCCAGACAAACTGAACAACCGAACTTGTTCCGGCCTTTAATCTAAATAACCCCGCCAATTTAAACATCTTAAAAGCTAATGCAGTGTACACCGATAAAAGGACAGAATCTCACTTTATGTTATTTTGTATTACCCCCAGATTGTAATTAGCCCGAAGACAATGTGGAATTGCTGCCTGAAACTGTCTGTAACAGGCACATGGAAGGAACACGCCATGAAAACATCCGCAGGGTCTCAGAATCAAAACTGAACAAAGTAACAATCCTGAACTGGTCAATGAAATACAAATACTACAATGTGTCACATTCGTGACTCGGTAGAGTTATAAGTCGCGAAGTGAAATAACCAGATGGAGGATCAATCAACCCTCTCTATATGATACCTTCCCCATTCACAGGTCTCCGCTTTCGTCAACCATggcatgagtgtgtgtatgagtgattCAGAACAATTCATATCTAAGGTAGGGGACGGGGAACATTGGATCCGGGATCAGCTCATCCCTGAGAGTTGTGGGTGGCTCTGATAAGAGCCTTTGGGTTCAGATGGTCATATATTACACTGACTGGTTCATTTCTTTGCTGCTGTCTTGGTCCCTTTCGCTTTGGGCTTGGCCTTGCCTTTAGCCGGTTTGCTGAGGGGTTTGGGGGCTTTAGGGCCCTTGGCCTTTTTCACCTTCTTCACGGGAGTCCGTTTCTTTGGCGCTGCTTTGCTCACCGCTTTCTTTGGCGGTACCGTCTTCTTGCCGCTCGCTTTCTTGGCTGGGGATTTCTTGACTGTCGCTTTCTTGGCTGGGGATTTCTTGACTGTCGCTTTCTTGACCTGAGATTTCTTTGCTGTCACCTTCTTGGCCGGTGATTTCTTCACGGCCGGTTTCTTGGCGGCCGCTGATGTTCCCGCCTTCTTTCCCGCTTTTGCCTTGACTGGATTCTTTGGGAGTTTGAAGGAGCCGGAGACGCCCTGGCCCTTGACCAGAACAAGGGAGCCGTTCGCCAGGCACCTCCTGATACTCATCTTGATCTGTGCCTTTCGCTTTCCCACATCGATCCCGCTTCTCTCCAGCCCCTTCTTTACAGCGGACAGAGACGCCCCTTTGCGATCCTTGATATCCCCGACAACCTTCAGAATCAGCTCTCCCAACCCGGGACCGGGTGTTTTTTTCCTGGGAGCCGCCGCCTTCTTCTTGGGAGCCTTGGCTTTAGTGGGAGCGGAGGCTGGAGGAGCCGTTTCGGCGGCTGCACTGTCACTCATGTTGAGAACTCTGCGCTGAATCTCTCTCTGAGTCAGTCTGAACTGGGTCAGCAATGAAGCTGCTGGTGGCGGCACTGAGCAACTTCAAGGCAGCGAGCGGACGGCGCAGGGACAACCTGCCGTCAGCTCCCTGTTCCTGCTGCTCCCCTGTGTTTCTCTAACAGCACAAACTCTCCGATTCCTCTGAAATTCCGCATCTCCAGAGAGCCAAGCTCGATCgctcctcactctgacactggaAGGTTTATGGCCGACAAGTTTTCACTCGAATAGACGGCTCCGTTGTCGAACTAAGCGCATTTTGCTGCCGCACAGATCGAGCTTTTTGAGCTGAGCGCTGACATTGTCGGTACTTTTAGATTGAAATCTTGAAATCAACAAATACATTGTCTCAAATTCTACGTTTGGGGTCTAGTGGGGGAACCGGGGAATAACTTGAATTAAAATTGTTTTTGATTTTCACAAGAGAGACCCAGAAATATCATAATATTcgcggacacacaaacacagttacGTTCGACTAACCGTCCGCCCTTTTCCGACAGTCTCTCTGACACAGTATTcacattcacacagtcacacgccAGAAATATCACCCAAATGTAAGTGTGGAAGGATAGAATGTCTCCTCCTTTCAGCTTTTGCTGCGAGCTCCAGGGAGTTAGTTGTAGTTTTTCTCCTCAATAACTGTTACACTCTCATCAGCTCTACTGTTTACATCCTCAAAGATGGCCGGTCAGTTTGTCAAGCTTAGAAGACAGAACAGTATGcgctggaacaggcccttcatgtTCCTGCTGTCTCTAGCAGATTCTGAACACTGTTTTGCCAAATGCTTCGCAATTGAAGCTTTCATTTTGATTTTTTCCCtgcaggctgactggtctatagttcacaaTTTTATACCTACCTCCCTTTTCCAAAGGATTGCTTACACTAGCTAGCCCCCAGTCTGTGTAACTTATAACAGATCTTATAGAATCTTCGAACATGACCATCACTGAACCCAGTGTTACTCAGCCCACTGCATTAAATAGTCTGGGACGTAGATGATCAAGGCCTGGTGTTTCCCAACCTTCAATCCAATCCACTGTCCCAACATCATTTCCCAAATAATACTGATTTGGTtcagttcttccctctcactAAACTCACCAATACCACTACTGTGTTAGTTGTGTGAACATTTGTGAACAGAGAACAACAGTATGTTAGCGATTTTTGAGACATTTTCTTTCCCCATTTTGAACTCCCCTCTTTAATGTTGTAAGTGGCATATGGTCCTCTTTGCCAACCTATTTATGTTCATTACTTTCTTTACACATTTATTAGTATTTTAACAGTTTTTTAATGGTTTCCACAACATTACTCTTTTCTTCATTTGTTCTTTGTTAGTTAAATCCCTTTACACAGTCATTTGCTGAATCTGGATCTGTTTGCAGCCTTCCCGTGTCACTATATCACCAAATTGTAGGCCTTTTCTTTGGACCAAAAACTATCTTAAATAGTcatttaaagtttcacaacattctttttataggagagagaccagaattgcacataatattccaaaagtggcattaccaatgttctgtacacccATAACATGTTCTTCTAAGTCGCATACTCAaagctctgaccagtaaaggaaaacaTAAATGCCTTCTTTGCTGTCCTATCTAACTATAACTCAACGTTCAGGCAACAACGAACCTGTATTCCAacgtctgtttgttcagcaacactccacaggacctcaATATTAAGTGAGtacgtcctgccctgatttgcctttccaaattgccACACCTCATATTGATTTAAATTGAACTCAATATGCCACTCCTGGGTCCAGTGGCCCATCTGTTCGAGATCCTGCTGTattctgaggtagccttctttgctgtttagtacacctccaatttttgtgtaatctgcaaacttactaacaatacctgcaacttcacatccaaatcaatccTAATAATGTGGTGGTGCTGCTGCTGTACTAGGgggtgcaaagttaaaaatgacactccaccaggttatagtccaacaggtttatttggaagtacaagctttctaAATACAGACACCTGATGGGGGAGCAGCAGTCCGAAAATTCGtatttctaaataaacctgttggaatataacctggtgttctgtcattttttaaacaataatcatttatataaatactgaaaagcagtggaccctgcAGTTATCCTTGTAGCAcatcacttgtcacaggccttcagtctgaaatgtatccctccaccaccaccctctgtcttctaccttcgaacaagttttgtgtccaaatggctagttttccctgtattccatgtgatccaaTCTTGCTAATCAacttcccatggggaacctttacaaacgccttactgaaggccatatagatcacatccaccactttgccctcatcacTCCTCTTCCTTACCCATTCAAAAAAACTCAGTCTAGTTAGTGATACATGACTTCCCaagcagaaagccatgttgactatccctaattaataCTAGTATTTCAAAAAGATGTAATCCTGTCTCTCACAATCCCCTTAACTGTTTGCCTACTGTTGATGTTATGCTCACTGTTTAAtacttccctgacttttccttaccacctttcttaaatagtggcaccatgttagccagcctccagtctttttgcacttcacctgtgactatggatgatacaggtatctcagcaaggggcccatcaatcacttccctagcttatCACCGTGTTCCAGGTCCACCTGATCGGGTGCTATTGCTTTATGTACCTTTTCTGTTTAAAATCATCCAGTAGCAtctcctctgtattatggacatttttaaagatgtcactatctttagtgggcagcacggtggcacagtggttagcactgctgcctcacagcgccggagacccaggttcaattcccgcctcaggcgactgactgtgtggagtttgcacgttctccccgtgtctgcgtgggttttctccgggtgctccggtttcctcccacagtccaaagatgtgcaggtcaggtgaattggccatgctaaattgcccatagtgttaggtaaggggtagacctagatgtaggggtatgggtgggttacgcttcggcggggcggtgtggacttgttgggccgaagggcctgtttccacactgtaagtaatctaatctaatctatctgttTCCCCACGTTCTAtatcttcaatttccttctcctCAGTAATCACTCGCTTAGTATCACCCACTTTTGCTTTTCtttcacacataggctgccttaaTAATTTTGCTGGGCCCTCTTCTTTCCCTGGTTATCCTTTTGAACTTATAAAATCTGTTTGAATTCTCCTTAtaccatttgccaaagctatctcatgtcccttttttccctgctcatttccttcttaagtatatcccgactgcctttatactcttcgaaggattcactcaacCTCTCCTGTATTTAACTAATATATACTTCCTTCTTATTTGGACCATAATCTCAACTTCTTTTCTCATGCAGCacttcctatacctaccagtcatGCCTTTCACtcgaacaggaacatactgtctctgtatCCTCACTTTCTCATTTTTCAGCCATCATCTGCCCtcagtcaacttttgaaagtttttgcacAATACTcccaaaattagccttcctctaaattagaattttaattttttgatctggtctatccttttccatcagagttttaaaactaataaaattaggtcattggccccaaagtgctcccccactgacacatcaTTATatcacaagagtaggtcaagatttgcaccttATCTAGAAGATACATTCACATgctgaatcagaaacttttcttgtacacacttaaaacaTTTCTTTCTATCCAAACCATTAACAATATGGCAGCCATAATctatgtttggaatgttaaaatcccTCATCATAACCACACCATTATTCCTGCAGACCTAAGATCTCCtgccaaatttgtttctcaatttcctgctgacttttAGGGTGTCCACAGTCCAATCTCAATAACGTGACCAAACCCTTTGTTAATTCTCAGTTCCATCTAAATAATTTCCATGGATCTaagcccaggaatatcctccctcagtatagGTGTGACCTTATCTCTTACCAAAATGTCACTCCCCATTTTCTCTTGctgacccctccccccatccttcctataacatttgattcctggaacattgagctgcctgttgTGTCATCCCCAAACCATGACTCTGTACTTGCTAAGATATCCcaattccaatcccattttcctaaccatgtcctgagttcaccCTTCTTctttgttaggcctcttgcattgaaataaatgcagtttaagttaTCAATCCAACCtccttctcttctattttcctgTCTGCCCTGGGTGTTTGACTTACCGACTCACCAGCCTCAGATTGATATCTTTGTTCACTATCTCCCCGGTTCCCACTGACCTCACCCCAAGCCCACACCTTATAGTTAACCCCTCCCCAGAAGCTCAAGGAAATGTCCCTGCCAGTACAGTAgatcccttccaattcaggtgtatTCCATCCTTTTTCTACAAGTCACATCTTCCCCAGAagggattccaatgatccaaaaacttgaacacctctccctctcaccagcTCCTGAGTTGGGCATTCCTCTGCTCTATCATCCCATTCTTACCCTCAGTTGCTCGTAGCAGCGGgagcaatccagatattactatcggAGAGGACCTCCTTTCTAAATTCttgcctctcttccttcttccttCGAAATCTCATCCCTTTTCATTCCTGTGtagttagttccaatgtgtacgcCCCTTTGTGAATATCCTGCACTCTCgccgagatatccttgatcctgacaccagggagacaacacactaATCTGATTTCATGCTATCGGCCACACAGACGTCTGTCTGTGCCGCTGACAAAGAGATTCGAGTTTTGTAATTTGTAAAAGAAGAACCTTCGAAATCGCGACTACTTCCATCTAAAACGATAAAGGCAGCTGATGTCAGGGAACAACGCCTTGATATCGGACAAGTTCCCGTCCAAGGcactcaccatgctgacttggaaataaaaccGCTTTCTTTCACCCTCACTGGATCAAGACCCTGGACCTCCTCTGTGTTCGTGACATTGTGGGCAGCACATGGACAACGGCTGTTCCAGAAGGTGGCTCACCACCGCCTTCTCAAAGGGATGGAGAATAAATGGTAGGCTCGGCCAGCGAAATCCACGTTCCAGGAGTGAATACACAAAAAACAATTGGGGTCTTTCGTTGTGGCATACAATACATCACAAGGTTTCTGTCTGCAGCATATACGACACTAAAATCTGTCATCCACTACAAACTAAATCGAGTCCCAGAGATGTTGTTGAACACCTGGTCTGACTTTTGCACGGGCCTCCTGACCCAGAAATAAGCTCTGACACTGTGATGCAAGACTCTCTCTATCAGTTATTTTCTGCCTTCGTAACAATGGTCCACTTATTCCATCTCTCTGCATGTTACTTTGGGCAAGgaatgaatatttgtggatgaGGGGCCAGCAGGATTAAATACCACAGTTAACATTTGATCAAACGTGATGTTTTCGAATGCGGGAGCACAGGGGATGGGCCGAGTGGCCGCCAGCTTCTCCGATCCCTGATCAGATTGTGAGAGAGCCGGAGGGAGGAGTTATTAACATGACCCGAGAATGAGCTCAATTGTAGCTTTATAAAGGGGCAATTCCCAGCTTGAAACCTTCTCCACCCTTTCCCCCACAGCCTCAGTTCCTTTGGTCAAACTGAGAGAAAAGGGAATTGGGGAAATGACCAATTGATGTTTGATTCTGGGAAGTTTTGGGAAAACATCGCATGCACAATGCCTCATCGTCCGATCGCCTAACCCAAAGCTGATTGTTCCTGACCAGAGCAGCATATGCGTGAGGCCCTCCCCCAGCGCTGCCATTGAGGAGCATTTACTCAGTGAGTACAAGAGGTTTGTTTGAAACAGACCGCAATGGAGAGATCAGCGCCCCAGGGAAGGGAGGGAACAGCAGGCTCCTTCCAGCAGCACATCTGGATGGGAgcctgggacacagagggggctcCGAGACTGGGATTGATTCGGGGTGAGTTCAGGGAGAACCGGGGGCTGTTTGTAAGAGGCCGTGCGGAGCAGGAACTGGTCCCGGAACTTGGAGTGAGCGggctgggggaagagagaggccttTCTCGGGCTGTGTGTGGGCCTGTTGAGGGAGACAGCGGGAAGAAGTTGCTGTGGGACATTCTTGGGGTTTGCAATTCCCTGAACTCTGATGGGAATTCATCGTTTGGCTTCTGTTTCACACTGTTTATTGCGAATATACATTGAAATAAAGGACAGTAGAAACAAATGTGATATTCCTATGTAGGATAAATATAGCAGGCACCGGATAATCGTCTCCAAGTATGTGAAATCATGCCCAGTATTTGTTTTTCAACTGTCAATGTATTGGGAGCTGGACATTGAACTGTGTAATCATCCCATTTGTGGAGATTTCCATATGTTGGTGAGTTTATTTTATCTAAGTAAAATGTTTTAGAATTTGGGAAACAGAAAAAGACCTAAAGGAGCTCAAGGCTCGAGTGTAACAAGGATCTGCACTGTTCACTTTGCCCTGTTCAA
It encodes the following:
- the LOC140470967 gene encoding histone H1-like — encoded protein: MSDSAAAETAPPASAPTKAKAPKKKAAAPRKKTPGPGLGELILKVVGDIKDRKGASLSAVKKGLERSGIDVGKRKAQIKMSIRRCLANGSLVLVKGQGVSGSFKLPKNPVKAKAGKKAGTSAAAKKPAVKKSPAKKVTAKKSQVKKATVKKSPAKKATVKKSPAKKASGKKTVPPKKAVSKAAPKKRTPVKKVKKAKGPKAPKPLSKPAKGKAKPKAKGTKTAAKK
- the LOC140470968 gene encoding histone H3 encodes the protein MARTKQTARKSTGGKAPRKQLATKAARKSAPATGGVKKPHRYRPGTVALREIRRYQKSTELLIRKLPFQRLVREIAQDFKTDLRFQSSAVMALQEASEAYLVGLFEDTNLCAIHAKRVTIMPKDIQLARRIRGERA